GGTAAGATGAAAGCTCCGGCGGTGTAAGATGAGCATGCGTCCTATTAGCTAGTTGGTAGGGTAACGGCCTACCAAGGCAAAGATGGGTAGGGGTTCTTAGTGGAAGGTCCCCCACACTGGCACTGAGATACGGGCCAGACTCCTACGGGAGGCAGCAGTAGGGAATATTGGTCAATGGGCGCAAGCCTGAACCAGCCATGCCGCGTGCAGGACGAAGGCTTTCTGAGTTGTAAACTGCTTTTGTACAGGAACAAAAAAGCCTCTGCGGAGGTTCTTGAGGGTACTGTAAGAATAAGCACCGGCTAATTCCGTGCCAGCAGCCGCGGTAAGACGGAAGGTGCAAGCGTTATCCGGTTTTATTGGGTTTAAAGGGTGCGTAGGCGGTTTATTAAGTCAGTTGTGAAATCTTAGTGCTTAACGCTAAAACTGCAATTGATACTGATAGACTTGAGTTAAGAAGAGGTAAGTAGAATTTATGGTGTAGTAGTGAAATGCTTAGATATCATAAGGAATACCAATGGCGTAGGCAGCTTACTGGTCTTTAACTGACGCTGAGGCACGAAAGCGTGGGGAGCAAACAGGATTAGATACCCTGGTAGTCCACGCCGTAAACGATGATCACTCGATATACGCGATACAATCGTGTGTGTCCAAGCGAAAGCGTTAAGTGATCCACCTGGGGAGTATACCCGCAAGGGTGAAACTCAAAGGAATTGACGGGGGTCCGCACAAGCGGTGGAGTATGTTGTTTAATTCGTTAATCCGCGAGGAACCTTACCTGGGCTAGAATGTATTTTGCCATCCCTAGAAATAGGGAGTTCCGAAAGGACGGAATACAAGGTGCTGCATGGCTGTCGTCAGCTCGTGCCGTGAGGTGTTGGGTTAAGTCCTATAACGAGCGCAACCCTTTTACTTAATTGCCAGCACGTAATGGTGGGGACTTTAAGTAGACTGCCCGTGCAAGCGGGAGGAAGGAGAGGACGAGGTCAAGTCATCATGGCCTTTATGCCCAGGGCTACAAACGTACTACAATGGCATGTACAAAGGGAAGCTACTTGGCAACAAGATGCAAATCTCCAAAGCATGTCTCAGTTCGGATTGGGGTCTGCAATTCGACCTCATGAAGTTGGAATCGCTAGTAATCGCGTATCAGCAACGGCGCGGTGAATACGTTCTCGGACCTTGTACACACCGCCCATCAAGCCATGGGAGTTGGTAGAACTTAAAGACAGTGGCCGTAAAAGGAGCTGTTTAGAGTTAGACCAGCGACTGGGGCTAAGTTGTAACAAGGTAGCCGTACCGGAAGGTGTGGCTGGAACACCTCCTTTATAGAGTGTGTAGTGCCGCTCTCCCCTTACCTCATCTTTTTCTCTGTTTATACCCCTATTATATATTTTTACATCATATATTACCTGTACAACCTCTTTACTGTAAGCGTTATCTCTCTGTAAGCTTACATAAAGTGTATCGCATGTATAGTACTTTATAAATAACAATCCCAATTGTAAACCGATAGAGCCTCTTGCTTGCACTGTTTGGATGGTTTGCCATGCAATGGGATGTGTTAGCTGGTAATTGCTTGCATGTAGGTACGTACATTATCTAATCCCAACTGATCATGTGCAGAAACAAAAAAAATAGGCGGAAGGGTTGCCCATTCTTGTGCCAAGGTATGTAGGAAAATTTGATGGTTTTTGTGCACAATAGATTTGTTTTTTTTATCTGATTTTGTGAGTATAATAGAAAATGGAATATGATTTAGGCCTAACCAGCGCATACAAGTAAGATCAATAGGTTGCGGTGTAAGCTTAGCATCTATTAGTAGAAAAGTAGATAGCAGTTGGGTTCTATGCAAAAGATAGGCAGCTATCATTTTTTTCCATTTTGTTTGGGTAGTATGGCTTACCGCTGCCCATCCATAGCCAGGTAAATCTACAAGGTGAAATTGGTTATTTACCAGATAATGGTTGATACAACCTGTTTTCCCAGCTGTTTTGGATACTTTAGCTAACTGTTTTCGGTTTAAAAGTGCATTAATCAGGGAAGATTTTCCCACATTAGATCGACCCATAAAGGCTATCTCTGGCTTATGGTCTTGGGGGCATTGCTGGTAATGGATACTACTAGAGACAAATTGAATAGTATGGATTTTCATAGGGTATAGGGGATATAGGACATAACATGGAAATATACGCAAACGACTTTAATAAATAGAATTGTAAAGAAAAAAAGCAAGTCCATATATGCTAGTATAAAAACATATAAC
Above is a window of Candidatus Cardinium hertigii DNA encoding:
- the yihA gene encoding ribosome biogenesis GTP-binding protein YihA/YsxC codes for the protein MKIHTIQFVSSSIHYQQCPQDHKPEIAFMGRSNVGKSSLINALLNRKQLAKVSKTAGKTGCINHYLVNNQFHLVDLPGYGWAAVSHTTQTKWKKMIAAYLLHRTQLLSTFLLIDAKLTPQPIDLTCMRWLGLNHIPFSIILTKSDKKNKSIVHKNHQIFLHTLAQEWATLPPIFFVSAHDQLGLDNVRTYMQAITS